The genomic region GAGATGTGCAGGCCCGTGTTGTAGCGAAGGTAGAGCGGAGTGAAGCCCGCGTCTTGCTCCAGCAACGAGCCGTAGGTCACCGCCGGCTCGGAGGGGAAGGACCAGACGGCCTCCGTCACCGCCAGCCCGTGGACCCAGAGCGCCAGACGGCCACGCGAGTGGGGATACGCCCGCTGGAGCGACTCGCGGTCGAGCCGGAGCGGGCGCCCGTCATGGAAGAACTCCATCGGCGTGGCCAGCCCGTTGTCCTGCCGGTGGAGGTAGTCCCCCACCACGCCATTGAGGACGCCGATGGCGAACTCCACCCCGCCACCGCTCGCACGCGCTGGAGGAACCACGGGGGCTTCCGGCGCGGAGGCCGGCACATCCATCGCTTCGATAGGAGTCACAGGGGCCTCGTGGCCCAACATTGACACAGTGCGGCATCAATCGCCAGGGCCGCCCCGCTGGGTGGCAGCGACGGGCTTCACGGCGTTGTCCGTCCGCTCCAGCTCGACGCGGCGGAGGAACGGGTCCACGCCGACGTAGACGGGCCGCGCGTTCACGATGACGGACACCTCGGTCGACGCGCCCATGAAGCGATGCTTCGCCGCGTACAGCGGGGAGTCCTCCCCGGACAGGGCCTCCGGGTGCTGGGAGAACACGCCGATGTCCAGCTCCTCATCCAGCTCCAGCGGGACATGCTCGCCGCCACGTCGGGCTGTCTTCGCCGCGGCAATCCGGGCGGTGACGCGGTAGCGCCCGTCCGCCAGGGACTCGTACGTCGCGGACTCCACCTTCAGGTCGTACAGCACGACCTCCTTCAGCCACTGGTCGATGAGCAGGTGGTGGGCCTCGGGGGCCTCGGCGTGCAGCGCGGCCAGCAGGTCTCTCGTCGTCGGCTGCGCGTTCGGCCAGGCCCGCTCCCGCACGAGCCGTCGCAGTGCCCGGTTCATCGCCGTCTCGCCCAGGAGGTCTCTCAGGGCGTTCATCACCACCGCGCCCTTGCCGTAGTAGAGGTACGGGTGGTCCTTCACCTCGGTGAGCGGCGGCTCCTCGGCGGCCTCGGCGGCCCGTCCCCGCAGGTAGCGGTCCAGGTCGAAGGCCAGCACGTCGCGCAGGTGCGGCTCCCCATGGGTGGCCCTCACCACCAGCTGCTCGGAGTACTTCGCCAGCGCCTCGGTAATCGTCGCGGCCCCCGGACCGTTCGCAGGGTCCACCTGGTGTCCCCACCACTGGTGGGCCACCTCATGCGCGATGCGCCGGGTGATGAGGTCCACGCCGTCATGGCTCGCATCCGACAGGAAGCCCCGGTGCTCCGGGTAGTAGATGGTGTTCGACAGCGCGAGCGCGCCGAAACTCCAGGAGGAGGGCACCTCCACGATGCGCAGCTGCTCGTGGGGATAGGGGCCGAACTGCTCGCCGAAGATGTCCAGCGATCGCGTCGCCGCGGTCATCATCCGGGCCACGTTGTGCGCGTGCGCGGGGTGGTAATACAGCTCCACGTCGATGCCCCGGTGCCGCACCTTCTCCACCGCGTAGCGGGCGGACACGAAGGCGAAGTAGTTGAGCATGGGGCGGTCCATCACATAGTGGAAGTAGCGTCGGCCGCCATCCCGCCACTCCTTCCGCAGGACACCGGGCGCCACCGCGAGCTGGTCCTCCGAGGTCGACAGCGTCGTCTCCAGGGTGGTCCACGCCCGCGCGCTGCTGCCCTCCGCGAGCCCCAGGTCCCCCTCGGCCGCCGCCTCGATTGCCGGCGTCTCGGGGAGGCCCCGCTTGCGTCGCTCGCGCGCGTCCTTGAGCTCGTACCCCTTCCGGTAGCCGATGGAAGGGAACGCCTCCAGGTTGGTGATGAACGAGCCGTTCTCGACGATGGAGGAATCGAGCTCCGAGACCTGGATGCCCCGTCGCGCCACATCGATGGCGAAGGTCAGCTCGACCCGTGCGCCGGGCGGCAGGGGGCGCTCCAGCTTGAACGCGTACATCCCGAAGCGCGCGTCGTGCGAGTGCAGCCGCGCGCCCACAAGCATCAGCGCGGCCAGGCTCACGTCGCGACGCACGGAGAGCCAGACCGTCTCGATGGCCTCCGAGGTGCGGTTCTCCAGTTGGTACGTGCCGGCCACCTGGTAACGCCGCTCCGAGGGGAAGAGGTCGACGGTGGACTTCACCGCCACGACGCTCGGCTGCGCCAGCGTCTCGTAGCGCTGGTACGCCTTCTCGTAGTCCGCCTTCCAGTCGGCGAGCCCCGAGCGCGTCTCGTAGATGTTCAGCACGTTGGTGCCGTGGAAGATGACGGCTCCCGTCACTCCGAAGACGCCCAGGCAGGCCACCGCTCCCACCCGGCCGCTCCGTCCCCACATCCGGGGCAGTGCCGCGAGGCGCGCACGCAGAGGAGGACTGACGCCGCGCCGCCACAGGCCGCACGTGATGAGCCCCAGCAGGCCCGCCAGGGCGCTCCAGTACACCATGAGCGCGGAGAAGGGCCCGACGGCGGCCCCGAAGCCATCCAGGTCCGAGTGCCGCGGGGCCGGAACGCTCGCGAACCGCACGAGGCCATGCTCCAGCCCCACCAGCTCGCCCTGCCGGACGACCAGCGCGAGGAGCAGGGCCAGGAACATCCCCACGTACCGGTTGGGACTCAGCGTCTGGAGCAACAGCGCCGCCACCGCGAACAGCAGCAGCGGCAACCCCGTGAAGTACAGAAGCGACAGGTACAGCCCCGGCTCCAGGTGGTGGTAGCCGCGCGAGAGCTGGAACAGCACCGCGATGCCCACCGCCGTGGCGGCCAGCACGCACGTCAGCACGGCCAGCACCAAGAGCTTCGACAGGTAGAACACCGCGCTGGACACCGGCGTAGCGTCGAGGAGCGCGCTCATGCCGACGACGCGCTCCCGCCAGACCAGCTCGGCGCCAAAGTAGACGACGGTGAGCGTGCCGATGAGGGACAGCGCCTGCTGGAGGCCCGGGAGCAGCAGCCCCGTCGTGGGCAGCAACTGCGTGCCGTACTCCGTGCGGGTGGCTCCGGCGGCGACGTCCATGCCCACCACGACGACCCACAGCGCCAGCAGCGACAGGAAGGCGCCACTCTTCAGGACGTAGCGCGACTCCAGCCCCACGGCGGACTTCAGCGCGGCCCACGATAGCGAGGCAGCACCGCTCGCGCTCGCCACCGGGCGGTACGCGGCTGAGACTGGCGCCGCCGTGGAGGTCTCTCCCCTACCCGTCTTCGTCCCGGCCGCCACGCGGAAGGCGAAGCACCGATAGACGAGCCCCAGCACGCCAGCCGAGACGCCCAGCCACAGGAGGCGGTTCAGCAGGAACGGCCCTTCCAGTGCGAGCAGGCGCGTGTTCCGCTCATGCTCGGTCCAGTACCGCGTCTGCGCGAAGAAGGCGGACAGGCCGAACGGGTCCAGCAGCGAGGCGCGCGTCATCGCCTCGGAAGTCTGTGGCGCGGCCCCCGCCATCAGCGGCGAGTCCCCCAGCATGGACCCCACGAAGTACAGCGCGTACAGGAAGACGGCCCCGATGTAGCTGGCCAGCGCGCTGCGCGTCAGCACCGAGATGGCGAACAGCAGCGACGCCGCGAAGAGCAGGTTGGGCAGCACCATCACCGCGAGCGCCCACACGTAGCGGAGCACCTCCGTGCTCCCGAGCCGCTCCGGGTCCACGGCCATCACCCGGGGCGCCAGCATCAGCCCCAGCGCGGTGACGGCGAACACCGTGAGCGCCGCCAGCAGCGCCCCCGCGAACCGCGCGAACAGGTACATGGGCTTGCCGATGGACGTGGCGTAGACCAGCTCCTCCATCTTGTGCTCGCTGTCCCGCAGCGCCGCGTTCGCACAGAAGAGGCTGAGCGCGAAGATGGAGAACAGCGACAGCAACCCCATCGACTGCATGACGGAGTGCGGCGAGTTGATGTGAACATTGTCCGGGCCGTAGCCCGTCCCCACGAAGAGGAAGGCCAGCCCCAGGAAGGCCGCCACCGCGACGTAGAAGGCGACCTGGCGCGTCTGGTAGCGCCACTCGAAGCGCAGCACTTCGCCGAGCATGGTGCCCCCTCAGGCCGCGCTCCGCCCGGCGAGGGCGGAGAAGTAGACGTCTTCCAGGTCCGGCGGCACCGGCTCGAAGCCCGCGCCCGGTGGGCCGTCCGACAGCACGCGCAGCACCGTCTTCCCCCCGGACAGCTGCGTGGACAGCACGGAGAGGGAGGCGCGGTGCCCGGCGACCTCCTGCTTCTCCACCGTCTTGCGCCACACGCGTCCGGCCAGCTCCGCGACGAGCGTCTCGGGAGCGCCCTCCCGCAGCACCCGGCCCTCGGACAGGATGGCCATCCTCGGGCAGAGCTGGCGCACGTCCTCGACGATGTGCGTCGACAGGAGGACGACGACGTTCTCCCCCACCTCGCCGAGGAGGTTGTGGAACCGGTTGCGCTCCTCCGGATCCAACCCCGCCGTGGGCTCGTCGACGATGAGCATCCGCGGGTCGCCCAGCAGGGCCTGGGCAATGCCGAAGCGCTGCCGCATGCCTCCCGAGAAGCCGCTGACCGCCTTCTTCCGGTGCGCGTAGAGGTTCGTCTGGTGCAGCAGCGCGTCCACCTGCTCCCGGCGCCGCCGCCGGTCCGTCAGCCCCTTCAGCACGCCCAGGTGGTCCAGCAACTCGCTGGCGGACACGCCGGGGTACACGCCGAAGTCCTGCGGCAGATAGCCCAGGCGCTGACGGTGCGCCCGCGGGTCCGCGAGCACGTTGGCCCCGTCGAAGGTGAGCGCCCCCGCGTCCGGCTCCTGGAGCGTGGCCAGGATGCGCATGAGCGTGGACTTCCCGGCGCCGTTGGGACCGAGCAGCCCGAACAGGCCCCGCTCAATCGTCAGGTCGATGCCCTGGAGCGCACGCACCCCATTCGGATAGGTCTTCGACACGGCGCGGATGTGCAGCATGGGTCCCGCGTGTACGGGCCACCCCGCCCCCCATTGCATCCCCCGCTCACACCTCCAGCAGCACGTACCGCTGGTCCGGGGTGTGCTTCGCCAGCAGTGGCATGGCCACGTTGTAGACGGGGATGCCGCTCTTGGTCTTCCCGTTGCGCGCGCCATGGTGCGCGTGCCCGTGGAAGACGGCCTCCGCGCCGTAGTGGTCAATCGGCATCGACAGCCGGCTCGTCCCGAGGAACGGGCGAATCTCGATGTTCTCCCCGTCCAGCGTCTCCGGCACCGGGGAGTAGTGCATGATGACCACCTTCTTCTCCGTGTCGAGGTGGCTCAGCGCGGCCTCCAGCTTGAGGGACTCGGTGACGGCCTCCTGCACGAAGGCCTTCGTCTGGCCCTCGCCGAACGCCTGCAGCGTGGCATTGCCAAAGCCCCCGCCGAAGCCCTTCACCCCCGCCACGCCCAGCACCTTCTCGAAGATGAAGTGGTCCCCGTCGAGCAGGTGCACGCCGGCCTTGGACAGCTCGCTGCAGATCTCCTTGGACTGGTTGTGCTCGTAGTCGTGGTTGCCCAGCACCGCGGCACACGGTACGCGCAGGGCGGACAGCTCCTCCGCCAGCACCTTGCCCTCTTCAATCATTCCCCTATCGGTGAGGTCCCCGCACAGCACGAGCAGGTCCGCCGTGGCGTTCACCTGTTTGACGAGCTGTCTGAAGCGTCCGTGCTGGTCCTCGCGGCAGTGAAGGTCACCGACTGCCGCCAACCGAATTTTCGAACTCGGATCGCGCGCCACGCTCGTCTCCCTGCTGTCGTTCGTTCTCGTCCCAGGCCCGCCCGTCGCGGAAACCCCAGTGGTGGATGTCCACGTGATAGTTCACCCGCGAGATGAGATTCCCGCGGCACAGCTTGTCCTCCCAGTGCCCGTCACGGATGGTGTGCAGCGTGCGGCTCATCAGCTCCGCCATCACCCAGTCCGGAATCAGGTCCCTCTCGGACGGGTAGGAGAACCGGAACATCATCACGTGGCTGAGCAGCACCTCCCAGTACCGGTCGAAGCGGCGCATCAGCCGCTCCCAGTCCATGGCTTGCCCCGCCTTGAGGAACAGGTGATTCACGTCCGAGCCGTCATACCGCTCGCGCTCATTCACGAAGGCCTTGGACCAGATCATCTCCTCGGCGGGAGCCACCAGACACTCGTGCCCGAAGATGGTGGCCGTCTTCGCATGGGTGAACCACTCGTCGTCCACCACCGCCACGCCGTTGCCGGACGAGAAGATGAAGTCGACGAAGTACTCGCCCTTGAAGGCCTTGTAGAGCCACACCTCGTCCGCGCGCTCGGTGCGCCAGCCGTCCTTCTCCAGCACCTCGAGCGCTCGGAGCGCGTCGCGCTTGCGCGGGAAGAGGTCCAGGTCCTTCGTGTCCCGGTAGATGCCGGTATAGGTGGCGTACGCGTACGCCCCACCCACCACGAAAGGCACCCCCGCGTCCGCGAGCAGCCCAATCGCCCTGGCGCGGGCGTTGATCTCGTCCGGAGCCCGGGCTCGCTCGGCCAGCGACGCATCCGTGCCCATGTCCCCGGGATGGTTGGGGTGTCTCTTTTCCATGCGCGAAAGGTAGGGACGCCGGAATTCCGCCGTGCGAAGGCCGGGTGAAAATGCCTGGGGAGCGGACAGCCGACCGCCAAGCTGTTGAATTTCCAATGCTTTCTACCTTCCAGCAGGCGCCTTTTCTGTTTTCGGGCGGGGCTGTGTCCATAGGGGCGAACCCACTGCCGCACGGCCCCCCGGGGCGCGCGGAAAGGAAGCTGGACCATGCTGCGCAAGAGCCTGCTGTGTGCCGCCGCCCTCGTGTTCGTTGGCTGTGACTCCACGAAGAACGACGAGGACTCGTTCCGTGACGGCCTTCCCTCCAAGGAGATGGTGGAGATGAAGACGCCGAAGAAGAACGGCCAGGGGCTGACGGCGTTCTACGGCCAGGGCCAGACGGCGGAGTACCTCGCGCTCACCGTGGGCGCGGCGGCGACGGTCAACGGCGGCACCGCCTGGGTGCTCAACCTCATCGAGGAAATCGTCAAGCACACGCCCACCACCATCGAGGGAGACGTGGCCGTGTGGGGGCCGCACACGGACGCGCTCAGCCCCACCACGTGGAAGCTGACCGTCACGCGCTCGGACGACGACAGCTACTCCTGGGTGTTGGAGGGCAAGGCGAAGACGGCGGACGACGCGGCCTTCGTGGCGATTCTGTCCGGCACGCACACGGTGGCGGTGGATGACGACGGCGAGCGCGTGAAGGGCTTCGGCGCCGGCGAGTTCCTCATCGACTGGGAGAAGATCCGCACCCTGCCTGACTCCAACCAGGAGGAGATGGGCACCGCGGAGATTCGCTACTCGCGCACGGACGCGAAGGCGGTGGCCTCGGTGGACGCGGAGTTCCGTCAGATTCGCGACGAGGACGCGCCGGGCACGCGCATCGACGCGAACTACCGCTTCAAGCAGGCCCCGGGCGCCGGGGGCGAGCTGGACTTCGTCATCAAGAAGGACATCGACACGGACCCCGTCCGCGCGAAGATTGAAAACCTGGCCATCAAGAGCCGCTGGGAGGCCACGGGGGCTGGCCGCTCGGACATCAAGCTGTCGGGCGGGGACCTGTTCGGTGAGGCGACCGTGAGCGAGTGCTGGGACAGCAACTTCCTCAGCGGCTACTTCGCGGTCAGCTTCAACCCCGCTGTCGGGTACGGGACGGTGAGCGCCTGCGGCAGCTTCAGCACCGCGGTCTACTCCACGCTGTGAGCGGCTCGCGGTAGTCTGCGGCGCGTGACAGGAACGAGCCAGCCGGTCCTCAAGGTGATTCCAGGTGGAGCCCACCCGGACCGGCGGGCCCTCATGCGCGAGCTGTACACGAAGTACGGCGGCAGTGTGATGGGACGCTGCCGCTACCTGCTGAAGGACGCGACGAAGGCAG from Pyxidicoccus trucidator harbors:
- a CDS encoding ABC transporter permease/M1 family aminopeptidase, whose amino-acid sequence is MLGEVLRFEWRYQTRQVAFYVAVAAFLGLAFLFVGTGYGPDNVHINSPHSVMQSMGLLSLFSIFALSLFCANAALRDSEHKMEELVYATSIGKPMYLFARFAGALLAALTVFAVTALGLMLAPRVMAVDPERLGSTEVLRYVWALAVMVLPNLLFAASLLFAISVLTRSALASYIGAVFLYALYFVGSMLGDSPLMAGAAPQTSEAMTRASLLDPFGLSAFFAQTRYWTEHERNTRLLALEGPFLLNRLLWLGVSAGVLGLVYRCFAFRVAAGTKTGRGETSTAAPVSAAYRPVASASGAASLSWAALKSAVGLESRYVLKSGAFLSLLALWVVVVGMDVAAGATRTEYGTQLLPTTGLLLPGLQQALSLIGTLTVVYFGAELVWRERVVGMSALLDATPVSSAVFYLSKLLVLAVLTCVLAATAVGIAVLFQLSRGYHHLEPGLYLSLLYFTGLPLLLFAVAALLLQTLSPNRYVGMFLALLLALVVRQGELVGLEHGLVRFASVPAPRHSDLDGFGAAVGPFSALMVYWSALAGLLGLITCGLWRRGVSPPLRARLAALPRMWGRSGRVGAVACLGVFGVTGAVIFHGTNVLNIYETRSGLADWKADYEKAYQRYETLAQPSVVAVKSTVDLFPSERRYQVAGTYQLENRTSEAIETVWLSVRRDVSLAALMLVGARLHSHDARFGMYAFKLERPLPPGARVELTFAIDVARRGIQVSELDSSIVENGSFITNLEAFPSIGYRKGYELKDARERRKRGLPETPAIEAAAEGDLGLAEGSSARAWTTLETTLSTSEDQLAVAPGVLRKEWRDGGRRYFHYVMDRPMLNYFAFVSARYAVEKVRHRGIDVELYYHPAHAHNVARMMTAATRSLDIFGEQFGPYPHEQLRIVEVPSSWSFGALALSNTIYYPEHRGFLSDASHDGVDLITRRIAHEVAHQWWGHQVDPANGPGAATITEALAKYSEQLVVRATHGEPHLRDVLAFDLDRYLRGRAAEAAEEPPLTEVKDHPYLYYGKGAVVMNALRDLLGETAMNRALRRLVRERAWPNAQPTTRDLLAALHAEAPEAHHLLIDQWLKEVVLYDLKVESATYESLADGRYRVTARIAAAKTARRGGEHVPLELDEELDIGVFSQHPEALSGEDSPLYAAKHRFMGASTEVSVIVNARPVYVGVDPFLRRVELERTDNAVKPVAATQRGGPGD
- a CDS encoding ABC transporter ATP-binding protein, whose product is MLHIRAVSKTYPNGVRALQGIDLTIERGLFGLLGPNGAGKSTLMRILATLQEPDAGALTFDGANVLADPRAHRQRLGYLPQDFGVYPGVSASELLDHLGVLKGLTDRRRRREQVDALLHQTNLYAHRKKAVSGFSGGMRQRFGIAQALLGDPRMLIVDEPTAGLDPEERNRFHNLLGEVGENVVVLLSTHIVEDVRQLCPRMAILSEGRVLREGAPETLVAELAGRVWRKTVEKQEVAGHRASLSVLSTQLSGGKTVLRVLSDGPPGAGFEPVPPDLEDVYFSALAGRSAA
- a CDS encoding metallophosphoesterase family protein, translated to MAAVGDLHCREDQHGRFRQLVKQVNATADLLVLCGDLTDRGMIEEGKVLAEELSALRVPCAAVLGNHDYEHNQSKEICSELSKAGVHLLDGDHFIFEKVLGVAGVKGFGGGFGNATLQAFGEGQTKAFVQEAVTESLKLEAALSHLDTEKKVVIMHYSPVPETLDGENIEIRPFLGTSRLSMPIDHYGAEAVFHGHAHHGARNGKTKSGIPVYNVAMPLLAKHTPDQRYVLLEV
- a CDS encoding nucleotidyltransferase; this translates as MEKRHPNHPGDMGTDASLAERARAPDEINARARAIGLLADAGVPFVVGGAYAYATYTGIYRDTKDLDLFPRKRDALRALEVLEKDGWRTERADEVWLYKAFKGEYFVDFIFSSGNGVAVVDDEWFTHAKTATIFGHECLVAPAEEMIWSKAFVNERERYDGSDVNHLFLKAGQAMDWERLMRRFDRYWEVLLSHVMMFRFSYPSERDLIPDWVMAELMSRTLHTIRDGHWEDKLCRGNLISRVNYHVDIHHWGFRDGRAWDENERQQGDERGARSEFENSVGGSR